GAGACAAGTCTTGTACATTTGCATTTATGGGACAACTGAACGAAGACAAGTGGTTTGTCATTGCACACCTATGGCTGCAACTACAAAGCTAGGTTCATAGTCATCTCCCATGATCATCCTTCAGTGAtcacccatcccacccccagtgaGAGACAATGTGGCAGGCAGGGGTAGCTGCCCTCGGAGAACTGTGTCCCACAAGCCCTTGAAGCCTTGTGAGAACTACATCCTGGACACACAACCAACTCCATATGGATGGAGAAATCCCTTCCTCTGCAGGGTCCCTGGGAGCATGGGCAGAGAAGGCAGCCAGAGGCTATGCACCTTCATCATCACtttatttgttctgtttgctCAAGAATATGACTATAAACTCTGGGAGCCATGGTGACAACACAACCCTAGCACCTGTGGTATACAGGTCTCCAAGTTGGACTCTCTGACTTGATATCTCTCAAGAGGCCCATCTGGTGACCCCCTCCATTACACACCCTCAGCTTAGAGTCCTGGTTAAAGAAGGCTCCAAAGGCCACAGCTCAGTACTGACTCCAGACCCACCACTTTGAGACCATCTTGGTGTTGTAACATCCTTCACTTCTGCTGCTGCAAGTTGGGTGAGGCCACAGGGTGCATGGGGCTTCTGTTTGCCCCACAGAGGGTAGAGAAAGAGTACTGACATGCCTCTCCTGGCCTGTGCTGAGACTGAACACAGGAGAGACCATGGGCCAGTGCCTTGGCTGACCAGGTAGAAGGACAGGGCAGGACCCTTGCTCTagagcaagctccaggctcaCTGAGGAGCTCACAGCCCTGGAGACGTGTCAGGAGCCAATATGTGCACACACCTACctgcacacaaacatgtacactcAGGTGCCCCTGGTGGAGTTGGGAATGGGCCCCCCACCTCCTCTGAAGCAGGGAGCATAAGGACGGGAGAAATGGGACAGCCCTATGGCAGGCATAAGGCCAGTAAAGAGGGAGAGGATCATGAGGCGGCTGAGGCCCCCTCCTTTTCAGCAGGTACACTGTCATTGgtgctcccctcttcctctgcagtCCCAGTCCCTAGCAGGTCATCATCCGGCCCTGGGTGCCCATCCCCATTGTTGATGGCTCTGCCCTGGTGACTCTGCTGCTTCTGTCGCCGGGTCTCCTTGTACCTCATGGTGATGTCCCTGTAGGGCAGCAAAGCCACCTCACCATTTATCCCTGCAGCAGCCCCCAGCACATGCCCCAGACACCTGGACACCTTTGCTCTGTAAGAGGCTACAATTCTAGGAATGGCTGAGTAGAACTTAAGCTGAAGTGTCAGCTACAGGCAAGGCAGGCCATCTTGAACCTTAAGAACCTGAATCCACCAGGTAGAGCCAGAGACTCAAAGAGTACAGGGGCCAAGGCAGCTAGAGCCACAAGACAAGGGTGGGGAATCGATGGAAGGGGCAGACAGCACTCACAGTGAAGCTTGAAGGCCTGGGGTCCCACCCCCACTCACCGCAGGAAGAAGCGCCAGACAGTCCACGTAAGCACCAGGATGGAGCCAAGAGTCCAGCACTGGGAGATGTAGAAGGGCAGTGACAAGGTGAGTGTGTGCGGGTCATACTTCACCACGATGAGCAGCTCTGTGACTGTGATGGCCGCCACCAGCCAGGCCTGCTGGCCCAGCTTCCTGTGGGGCTTCCTGCAGAGAGGCAGCAGCTGCCTGGCTTGCTCAGCACCCCAAATGCCCTTGGGGCTCCCAGACTCCAGCCTCCCACCCCCTAGGCCTTATGGACGCCCTCACAGTTCATCCATGAAGTCATAGATCTCACGCATGGCCACACCACCCACGTTCACGAAGAAGACCAGGCGCAGGAGGACCAGGTAGTGTTCAGGGGGCATCCACAGCACAAACTTCAGGTAGAATGTGTTCAGCTCTGCCAGCAGGAACTAGAGGATGGGAGAAGGTCAGTTCGTCAGTTGAGAACTAACCATTGGTGGTGTGTGGACACACAGTCACCAGGATGGGAGAAGGTCAGTGGGTCAGTTGAGAACTAACCATTGGTGGTGTGTGGATACACCGTCACCAGGCTGCTGGGACTTACCACCAAGATGATGCCACACACGGCCAGCCAGCGGTGCAGGCTGGAGGCTGGCTTCCACTCAAAGCGTACCCAGCTGTAGGGCGTGAACTGAAAAGCAATCCTCTTCATCTTGCCCCTGGGAACCAGAGAGCCAGGAGCCTGAGGACAATGGCCAGGTCATAGAGCTACTGCCAGAATTTGTGAGCCAGTGCACATTGCCCTCCTCAGTAGACACAAGGCTCTGTCCTGTTCAAAATCCCACACAGCTACAGAGGAGGCTACTCGCATGCCTGAGGCACCCAAACAGGAGGGGAACCTCATTCCTTATTGTCCCCAGGTTTTTCCTCTTTTGTCATACCAGGGACCAGGGTCTCAATCTTCTTGTCCTCTACCTCTATGGTGCTGGGACTATCTAGagctccttctctcttttccttttttttaatttatttttttgttttatccaggttctctattatgtagctctggctgtccaggaacctgctatatagaccaggctaacctagaactctatcttcctgcctctgcctcccaagtgctgggattaatgacatgCACTATCTCACCTTTGttgttgagacaaagtcttaactgtgtagactaggctggcttccaattcatagaaatcttcctgccttcctgggattaaaggtgtatgtcactcTGCCTGGCTTGAAACAAGGTTTCACGCAGCTAAGgccagctagcctcaaacttactatacACCCGAGGATGACTGAATTCCTGGTCTGCCTttaccacccaagtgctgggattaccgcACATTTGGTTTATGTGGTTTGGGGgtttgaacctagggcttcagtTATGGCAGGTAAGCACTCTACTGAGCTATAACCTCAGCCCCCACTTCTCCATGGTTTTGAGGCTCACTGGATTGCCTAGACTAGCCTTAAACTTGTGTGCTCAAATAATTCTCCTGTGTCAGCTGCTGAAGCAATGGAATCTGTAGGTGTATACTATTTCtggatcatttttttcttttcttttctttctttttcttttttttttttttcaagacagggtttctctgtgtagctttggagtctatcctgacactagctctgtagaccgggctggcctcaaactcacagaaatctgcctgcctctgcctcccgagtgctgggactaatgtcgtgtgccactaccgcctggcttatcattgatttttcttaaatatcACAACTAGCAGAGAAACTGGGTATAGGGGTACACAGTAGTACTCGCAGGAGTTGGGAGGTGGGGCGAGAGTCACTCTAGATgacagtttgaggccaacttgagtGGTATGAGAGGTGGACTGAAGAGGCCCATAGCCTCTTGAGAGAAGCAGGCCAGGGGGACAGATGGAGGAGTAACAACAGTTGACTCTACCACCCACTCTAATGTCTGAAGGACAAAGACCCATCTTGCTTGCCACCCTCCTGAAGCAGCGAGGCCTTGTGCTTGGGGGCCCAATGCTCTGTGGTTCCCTCTACAACCCCCAAGATGTACTTGTAGGTTGGAATGTTCCAGAGGCCCTGCCACTTATATGTCTTCAGGGACAGCCACTCGAGGGTCTTCATGCCACAGTAGATGCCCAGCCCGTTGCAGATGAGTACGTCCATGATCCACTGGGTCAGGAAAGGAGAGGTGTTAGCGTTGGGCCTGAGACGACAGGCCCAGGCCCCCCAGGCCGCGCCCTGCCCGCTGCGCCTACATGATCCCACCAGCACTCGCTGAAGTTGGGCAGCTGGTGCTCCAGGCTGTACTCCAGGAACTCGAACATCACACTGATGATCATGCACATCCACCAGTCGCGGATCATGAGGGTCTGTGAGGCGCCAGAAAGCACCCCATCAGGCTTTGCCACTCACTCCCTAGACTGTGCCCTTCCAACAAACaatcccagcccccagcccccagccccaggGGTCCCTGCTATGTGTAGTAGATGGCGGCTGCCCTTCTAACTTTAAGATTGTCAGTCAACATGGAGGGGCCCAGGGGTTTGGCATTGAGCTCTGACAGGAGGCCTGGTTCaagctgtgtgctgtgtgactgACAGGCAGCACTGCTGTGGGGTGTGCCAGGAACCCAGGTTGACCTGGGCTCTCTGCCTTGCCATTTCCCCCATTTCCTTTTGCTAACTGGCCAGAGCTGGGAGCAGGACACAGATCTGAGCAGCAGGGTCAGCACTAGCACTTGAGTCCCACTGAGTAGAAACCCGGACGCTTCAGTATTGTACATCCTCTCCAGGATGCAATGCTTCCTCACCAGGGCTCACCCACCTACCAAGTGGCCTGGAACATGAAGGAAGCAGAACTAGAGAGAACCAGGGTGTCAGGCCAGCTAGGTCACCCTACCTTCAGATACCAGCCAATGAAGTGTGCAGGAACAAAGCCATCCAGCTTGTCCTGTAGGTAACAAGAATGTGACCCTGAGGCACAGCTCCCACCTCAGGCAGCCCCTCCCTCAGACAGTCTCCTCCCCTGTGGTATCTTGGGCAAGTCTCCAGGGAGCATACAACCTCATGCTGTGCAGAGGCTCAGAgccactcccctccccctcacaACCCTCCAGGCTAATGCCAAGTCAGGGTCTGGCAAGTATGTTGCTGTGTGGACCCCTTCAGATGACCATGATGGTAAGAGAGGCATGATGCCTCTCTGTTGGATCCTCATCTAACATGAACAGGGCCAAGGGCCTGGACCCCATGTGCAGAGCCACACCACACTGCCCCGAAGGAGCCTGAGGAGGGTAGACAGTCTTGCAGGGTACCCTGTCTGATCCCATACACACAAGGACAGTCCTGGGGCTACTGAGGCCCTGCAGTTGAGAAGAACGCCCCTACCCAGATGTTGTGGAAGGGGTCAGTCTTGTTGTCAGCATCATAGATGAGGCAGTTGCCCCCGTAGTCCCTCTCTGGCAACGGGACTCCCAGCCTGGGATCCACATACTTCAGAAACTGCCGGCCATCCTGGACTGTCTGAAAGCAGAGCCATTAGTGTCGTCAGGCTCAGCAGGGCAGCCTGGATGGAGGAGTCTGTGCTGTGACTTCTATCTCGGTCAGCATGTCACAGGGACAGCAGCCCTTCCACTCCAGCTAAAGCCGGAGACCTGGGGGCACTTTGAATCCCAGTAAGCCATTAAGGCACAAATGCCAGCCCCCTACAACACTCTCCCAGGGCATACAGGACTAGATCCCTATCCAGAAGAGGTGGTCCTGCACTGCTGCCTTTCCACACACAGTCTAGGGCCATGCCCAAGGCCATTCTGCCAGGCACAATCCCATCTTTCTGGATATGCAGAAGCTGATAAGAGTTCTGTACCCTCAGTGGAGGAAGCACTTTTGGACATGAAAGAGGAGGGGCCCCTGGAGCAAACCACAAGCTAAGACCAAAAGGAGGCTCAAAAGCCCAGAGAGCAGATGATAGGGACCCAGCAcagacaggagaggaaggaaaggggaacagACTGGCCAGCTGTGTGTCTAGCCCCTGACCTGAAGTCAGGGTTCACCTGTTCCTGGTGCAGAGACTCCACAGGTGGCCATCTTGGTAATGACATGTGTCCTGGAAACTAGCAAGACTTGAAGACATGTTGAGGCAGGAATGTTCCTGAAACCACCTTCCAGCATAGGCCCCGAGGCCTCAAATGAAGTCAGATAAGGTGAGTTCTGGGCTTGGCACAAATTTAGGATCAGGGGGTATCTGTTCCTAGGTTCAAAACACCTGTTGCCCCTGATCAACATGCAAAACCCTATGACCCCATGGCACTCTTGTAGAGAGCATGGTGGGCAGGAGGGAAGAGCCAGACTGCAGAAGGACCTTCAAGATAGAGTATTAAAACTGATACGATCATCGTAATGTGTTACACACATGGCCCATGCAAATAGAGCTGCTTTCTGTAGTACACCTGAGCAGCAAACCCAGTTCCCAGACTGCATTCTCTTAAACTGTCCTCCATCCCCCAGGGAAGGAACAGGACCCCAGGGAAAAGGCAGATTCCAGGGTTCAGACAGGGGGTGCAGACAATTGGAGCATCCTATGGTATGAGTCAGGAAGggcctcaacaaacaaacaaacaaaaaaccccaagaacTCCTAAAGAAGGGGTGTgt
The DNA window shown above is from Cricetulus griseus strain 17A/GY chromosome 3, alternate assembly CriGri-PICRH-1.0, whole genome shotgun sequence and carries:
- the Ptdss2 gene encoding phosphatidylserine synthase 2, whose product is MRRAERRVAGGSGSGSPLLEGRRSTESEVYDDGTNTFFWRAHTLTVLFILTCSLGYVTLLEETPQDTAYNTKRGIVASILVFLCFGVTQAKDGPFSRPHPAYWRFWLCVSVVYELFLIFILFQTVQDGRQFLKYVDPRLGVPLPERDYGGNCLIYDADNKTDPFHNIWDKLDGFVPAHFIGWYLKTLMIRDWWMCMIISVMFEFLEYSLEHQLPNFSECWWDHWIMDVLICNGLGIYCGMKTLEWLSLKTYKWQGLWNIPTYKGKMKRIAFQFTPYSWVRFEWKPASSLHRWLAVCGIILVFLLAELNTFYLKFVLWMPPEHYLVLLRLVFFVNVGGVAMREIYDFMDELKPHRKLGQQAWLVAAITVTELLIVVKYDPHTLTLSLPFYISQCWTLGSILVLTWTVWRFFLRDITMRYKETRRQKQQSHQGRAINNGDGHPGPDDDLLGTGTAEEEGSTNDSVPAEKEGASAAS